From Bradyrhizobium sp. sBnM-33:
ACGTTCACGCAGCATTAACACGCAGGATCAAGGCGCCAGCATCCAGCGCGCCTAGCAACCTCACGTTCCCATACGCGCCTGCTCAAAAAGCGGTCTGATATCCGAGCCACGGTGGCGGCATGCCTGGCGGGTGAATTTCGGTTCCAGGTCGGACAGGCGAACGTCGTCGCCCCAGCGGCCGGCGTCGATCAAGACGGAATGCGCACACCGGCAATCGCCGCAGTAGACGATGAGCCGGGTGAGGCCAGACTCTCGCATTTCCCCGAGCGTGATTTTCTGAGCGCGCTGCATCGCCAAGCCGAGCGTTCCTTTTTGGGCCAATAGGATGCGCAAACGAGAGCGAATTGCAATTGCCAGCGCCACTGCGCGATCGAGGGCGGTATCATTCAGGCTTGTGGACATCGCGCGAATCTCCAAAAGTGGACACATTGTGTCCACGGGGAATTTCGCGCTGATCAGCGCATTACCCGCGCCTTTCTGATTAATGTTCTCTGCGGCGTATTTTTTGCGCCAGAATTTCGGTACCCGACAGACTGGACTCTGTGTGGGGAAAAATTTGTACAAGAGAGGTGGAGGACGGATGTACCCCTTCGCCACTGCGGTAGGGCCTCGGCGCGATCCGGGGCCTTACTTTTTGTTCCGGGATGACGAGCTTGCCAGCCCGGCCAGCGCCTCCGTCGGAGCGCCGTCGGTAGCGCCGCCCATCTTTGTAGCCTGCAGCCCGGATACCGGGCTGGACGGCCGGCTTCGGCCAAGTGGTGATTGACGGCCTCTTCTGGCGCCGTTCATCAGAGGCAGCCAGTACCACCAAACATACACACTGCAATTAAGCCGATGTCCTTCCAATAGATTATGCCAAAGGTACCTAAGACTAGGACTGTTGCTCCCACTATCGCCCATCGATCGAAGGGTTTCATTGCTGTTCCTGAGCTACCGATCTGCGGCCGGGGCCGAAATAACGCATGGACGGGGCTGGCTGCGAATCTTGGCGCGCATGCCGGTTGCTGGCGAGAATGCCAACGCTAGCTCCGAGCAGCAGAAACAGCTCGCCTTGCCGGCTCAACCGGCCATGCACCATCGACAGCGCGCTGGCATAGGCGAGCGGGCACAACAAAAACGCCGCGGCGGGTTCTGACGTGCGAACGGCACCAGGCGCAGCGCGGTCGCGGCCATCAACAGCGCCAGCGCGCCGCCGCCCATCCAGCCGAGTTCGATCAGGGCCTGCAGGTTGGCGTTGTGCGGCACCATGCCAAGACAAGAGCGCTGCAGGAAGCCGTCGAGGCCGACGCCGAACGGGCCGGCCTGGCGCACCAGGCCGAGGGCTTCGCCGATCAGCAATTTCCGGATTGCCAGCGAATTGTCGGTCTCGATTCCGCAGGCGGTGCGGACGTCGCTCGCTGGGACGTAGTTTGACGCGGCCGCGGCCGGCGGTATTGCCAGCGCGATCGCGCCGTCGGCGACGGCCTGGAATTGCCGCATGAACTTGGCCGATGTCTGGTGCCGGGCGGCAAGGCCGCAAGCCGCGGCGACGACGATCGTCAGCGCCAGCACGATCGCGCCGCGGCGTTGCTGCCTGCAGCTGGTGATCGCCGCAGCGACCAGGACGGCGCCGACAGTCGCCATCAGTGCAAAACGGATCTGCGAGGCGGCGCGCGGCCAGGTAACTCGCCAACGTCAGCGCCAACGCGATCGTTTCGCTGCGCGCGGCAGGTGCGGCCGCGCTCGAGATCGCGGCGGCCGCGGCGAGCGCACCGAAAGCAAGATCGGTCATGTCGAGCCGGATCGGCTGCCGCAGCGCCAACAGCGCCCGCGCGGTGATCGAGGCGGTGATCGCGGCGCCCGTCGCCAGGCTGTTGCCGCTGGATCCGGCGAGGCCGTAGGTCAGCACCAGGATAGTCGGGCAAAAGTAGCGCGACCGCAAAGGCTGCGGCGCGTGTCGTCGGCAATACCTTGATCATCGATTTTCCCCAGCGGCCCGCTGATTTTTTACGGGCGCGGGGGGCGAAATGCTAGCGGCGGTTGAGTTCCGCTGTGCAAAAAACAAGATTTCGCAACTCGGGAACCTACCGGTCAGTTTGTTTGACGGTCTCAAAGCGCTGCCGATTACCGAATATTCGAACGCCACGCCTTCAGGGTCATTCTCCTCAAACCATTTTCCGCGGCGTCCTCGCTCGCAAACCTTGTCACCAACTTGATTGCTTGTGCGGACAAGTGGAGGCTGGAGCCTGCAGGAGTGCCTCACTTTTAGCCGACAATCTCCCTGACCTTGATGCCGCGCAAGGCCTCGATGCAGTCAGCCACCAAATGCAAGAACTCTTGCCGCTTTATGCGCTTCACCTGACGCCCTTCCATATTAATTAGAATGAACCTCGCCATGTCGTGGGCGACTTCAAACTGCGATTTGCCGGTAACCTCAACGTCTATTCTCTCAGCCATTTCGCTCTCCGCTAGTTGAAATTGGAAGGCAGCGGTTCACTCCAAGACCTCATACTCAAAGGCTACGCCTTCAGGATCGTTTTCTTCGAACCATTTTTCAGCGGCGTCCACATTGGCGAACACCTTGCTGTGCTCGGGATCTCCCACCTGCTTGCTGGTGTTGACGTAAACAAAGACAGTCACTGGTCTCTCTTCAGCTTGCCCTTTCCCAAGTATGATTGGTGCACAAAAAGCTCAGGGCTGGTGTTTGCCGCCTTTCCCACGTCGATGTGGGTGTTGGCTTGTAATGCCTGGAATTGTAAATTTCGATGCCGCGGATCATCACAGGATAGGCCTGGATCACGTCCGTTCCAAAGTCGAGCACATGCGCGTCCAAGTCGGAAGGCAGCGTAAGGAAATCCTCCAGCTTCAACGCGCCGGCTTATCGACTGCAGCGGCTGAGCTTTTGCTGCAGCGGAGGTTGGCAAAGATCGAGGGCCTTTGTGACGAACGGGACCGGCTCAAGAAGGAGGAGGGCGGTCCAACGAGGGGCGCGTGCTTGGGGGCCGGAGTTGGTGATGCGCGATCAACTGAAATGGTACGACGACAAGGCCGACAATTCGGCGTGGCTCGATGCGCTTGCCGAGTTGCGCCAGCGGGCCGCGCGTGAAGGCTACTGCTATCAGCACGTCCAGGCGATCACGGTCGCGATCGTGCGGACGGAGCTTTTCGTAATGAAAATAATTAGAGCGATCACTGGCGTGTTTGGCTCTTCTGGGATTTTGCGGAAGCTTCGGCCTTTCGTAACACGGGACGCAATTGTTCTGAATGTTCGGGATCAAGCGCATAATGCACCGGAATGCCATTGTCCCCCTGAATTGAAAGTATCACTTTGCTGCCGCCTGCCGGAGCAGCCGCCGTCACGGCTACCACCCCCGCGGCACGAACTGAGAAATGGTCGCCAATGGCTAGTTTTTGATTTTTAGCGTGAGCAACCAATTCTACAGCTCTTGCTGCCCAAAGCTCCAGCGCTTCAGGTGCAAAGCGCAGCGTTGTTGTGGATTGATCAGACGCTCGAAACTCCATTTGAATAACGGTACCGTCTGATAGCAATGAAGCTCTCGGCATACCGACGACATTAATTTTTTGCGAGATTGCCCTTCGCCCCTGAGGCTAGTTAAATGGCTCGCCGGTTCACGCTGGCTGCCATTTTCGTTTTTGTTTCTGGATTTGTCCTCTATCGGGCGAGGGTACTGTCCGTATTTGAGTGTCCCAAGTTGAATTTCGCGGTGTCCTAATTCGCACGCAGGCGCCGATGGCCAGTTTCCGAACAAATCTTTGTATACGCCGAGTTCCACGCCACCGTATGTTAGAGGTGCGCCCGTGATTCCACGGAGTGCATATGAAAAAGGGCGACGTGACGTGTTCGTGCGGGGCTGGTTTCAAGCGACTTGAGCTTGCGATGGAGCCGGGCACCAAGGGCGAATACCAATGCCCCGCCTGTGGTGAGGTCATAGAGAAGCTCGACGGCAACAGGTTCGTCGCTTACCGCCTCACCGTACAGCCATCGACTAGGGCCATTCGAGATTAGGCCGCCTCAGATGGCAGCCTACATCTGCCAGGAAACTCGCTGCGGTGGATCAATACCGCGGCGTGCGCGTGCCGACGGCGCCGGTGTACGGGTTCACGTTGCCGCGGGTGCCGTAGTTGTCCATCTGCGTGTTGTTGGGATTGGTCGCCCGCGAGCCGCCCACATAGGTGCCGTGGCTGTTGACGTAGGGTGACACGGCGTGGCTGCGCGAGTTCGAGCCGGTGCCGTAGAGCTGCGCCTGTGCGGCGGTGGCGGTCAGCGTCAAGGCTGCAGCCAAATGATCTGCTTCATTCCCAGTCCCTCCCCATTGGTTTAATTTGCGCGCGGATACAACCATGTGGAGACGGCGGAGTCTATGCCAGTAGCAATACGGAGATGGGCAGTGGCTCTCCCGGGCGGGTATTTATTCTACAAGGCGAAGGGTTCGGCGCCGCTTCATTCGATCAATAGCGTGGACAACCTCATCTCTATCGAGAACGGCTATCAGCCGGTGCACCGTATGCGTGGCGTCGCGCGGGCCAGGTGCAATGTACTCCCCGAGGATGCGCCTGGCATCCTCGTTAGCCCGCAACACGGTGTCTTGATCCGGCTCGGTCATTGGTACGCGCACTACTGAGTGCGGATTCAATTGGGTTACCCTTCGATTGTTCCTAGTGGCATAGCGACTGGCGCGGGTTCACTCCAGAACCTCGTACTCAAACGCCACGCCTTCGGGATCGTTTTCCTCGAACCAGGTTTCCGCGGGCATCCTGATTGGCATGCAGTGATCTAAGGCGCCAATAGTAAAAAGACCGCCCGAAGGCGGTCTCTCTGTCGCTCTGATCGAGAGGTTGGGGGATCAGGCAGCGGCAGCTTGATTGCGACGACGATAGGCGAGGAAGCCAACAGCAGCAAAGCCTAGGATCATCATGGCCCAGGTCGACGGCTCGGGAACGGCAGCAATGGTTGCGCTGAGGTCATCGATCGAGACATTGCCCTCGGAACCAAACGGCAGGATGCGGAAGCCGCCAATTCCATTGGTTGAGTCGACACTGTAGCGGGTGTATTTGCTATCTGCGAAATCGAAGCCGTTGTTGCTGCCGTTATCGGCCGACGGATCCTGCGGTACCACGGGTAATACCGTGCCGAACAGCGTATTGCCGTCCTTGTCGAACACTTCGAGCTGCTGAGCTAGACCGCTGGCGTAATTCAGCATGTCAAACGAGAAATTGGTGATGGTCGCCGCGAATGCGGCGTTGAAGAATATCTTGACCGCGTTACCATCGTTAATGTTGCCGTCATAGATGGTCAGGCCGGTCACGTTGTTGCCGCGATCGTTCGGGTTGGCGAAGAAAGGCTTGGCATTGCTATTCTGGCCAAACCAGCGGCTTTGCCAGTCGGCGAAGTTCGGACTATCGAAGCTTTCAGTGAGGACTGCGGCGTGAGCCGAACCGGCCGCGCAAACGAAGCCGAGCGTCGCCAGAAAGCGGAAAACCTTATTCATCGACGAAAATCTCCTGTTATTTATTTAGCGGCGTTGCCGCTCGCCAGGAGTGTGGATCGTCTGTCGCGTCACTGTCGCGTCATTATTATTAAGATTTTATGAAAGATGCCAACTTCCGCCATATCGTCGATGGAGCTATCTGGCGGCTTGGCGGAGCCGAAACAGCCGCATCCCCGAGCCGGCCAGGCCAACCGAACCAGGCCGCGCCGATGTTTCCGGCACGGTTCCCCGCCCGAAAGCCGATTCCACCGCGCGCTTAGGTGTTCCGTTTTCGGCACCACCAATTCGTAGCGGCTTGCGCTATTGTTCTCCTTTTGTTCTTATTGTCGCCTCACGGGAGACGCGGCAATGCCGGACATCGACTTCATCCGGAATGAGATCGAACACATGCGCACCCAGGTCGGGCGCCAGCGTAAGGAAATTCTGCAGCTTCAGCGCGCCGGCATATCGACTGCAGCGGCTGAGCTTTTGCTGCAGCGGATGTTGGCGAAGATTGAGGGCCTTTGTGACGAACGGGACCGGCTCAAGAAGGAGGAGGGCGGTCCAACGAGGGGCGCGTGCTTGGGGGCCGGAGTTGGTGATGCGCGATCAACTGAAATGGTACGACGACAAGGCCGACAATTCGGCGTGGCTCGATGCGCTTGCCGAGTTGCGCCAGCGGCCGCGCGTAAAGGCTACTGCTATCAGCACGTCCAGGCGATCACGGTCGCGATCGATCAGTACGCTGAGAAGGCGCTCGGCAACCGCGATTACTTTCTCAACAAGCCCCACGGCGTAGGCTGAGCCTCAAAAGACGACGGCACCGAAGAGGCCCCGACTCGCGCAACTCGCCGGTCGAAGCAAAAAACTGTGTCTCGCTTCATTCTCTTCTGATGGTTGTTAGCGCCGCACGGGGTCTGTTGAAGAGCCTGTGGTGTTGGTGTCGCTCTTAACAGCACTGGAGGAACCAGCCCCAGCTGGCCCACCAGTCGCACCACCGGCGGCAGCGGCTGAGGCGTCGCCCGAACCGGAGCCTTGCGCGCTGTCCCGGGTGCCGCTGGAACCCGTCGTGTCGCCCTTGACTGCGGTGGAGGAACCAGCCCCGGCCGGTCCACCCGTCGCGCCGCCGGCAGCAGCGGCATCGCTAGAACTACCAGCTTGTGCAAATGCGAGTGTGGACCCGAGCGTCAGGATTGAGGCCAAAGCGATTGTCGTGAGCTTCATGGGTTGTCCTTTCATAATGATAGAACAACCAGCGCGTTTATTCGAACGTTCCGAGCAAACGCAAAATCTCCATAGGCGCGACCGCAGTGGTACGGCCCGGCGTATGTCGTCCGGCAACGTCGTGCGTCGGGCCGCCTTGCTCACCCGGCACTCTATTCCACAAGGCGAAGGGTCCGGCGCCTTCTCATTCGATCGAGAGCGTGGACAACCTCATCTCTATCGAGGACCGCGATGAGCCGGTGCACTGTATGCGTGGCGTCTCGTGGGCCTGGCGCGATGTATTCTCCGAGGATGCGCCTGGCATCCTCCATAGCTCGCAATACAGTCTCTTGATCCGTGTTGTTCATGGTACGCGCCTACTGAGCGCGGACTCAATTAGGTAGCCCAGCCATCGTTCCTACAGTATGGGCGGCGGCATTCCGCTCTACGGGCCCCGCTGAGTCCGGGGAGCATTCCTGCACCGCGACTATGTATCGGGCGGGAAGTAGTGGCGCAGCGTCAACCGGATGCGACGTAGAGGGCGATAACGATCTCCACGCCGATGATGACACTTTCCATCATGAACCTCCGTCGTTGCGCAACTGGTTTGCAGACACAGTGCAGACAGAGAGTTTTCGGCGAAGGCCAAGATATCGGCTAAGCATTTGATTTCATTGGTGAGCGCGGAGGGACTCGAACCCTCGACCCCATGATTAAAAGTCACGTGCTCTACCGCCTGAGCTACGCGCTCACTCGCCGCGCTGTGTAGGGGGCGGGCCCCTGCGGGTCAATAGCACAAGCGCGGCAAATTCGTGGTTCGCTTGCTCCCAATTCCCTTTAGGTAGCTAAAGGTTAGTTCGGACTCTTCAAGCGGCGGCGGTTACTTGACCTCGCGGCGAATCTCGGAGGCGACCGGCTGGGACTGGGTGTTGACCGTCGGCAGGGTGACCGGGCGCAGCCCGATCAGTTCCGCCGTCCGCACCGCGCTGTTCCGCCAGAAGGCGAAGGAGTTGATACGGGAGTTTTCCAATACCGCGATCGCGACCGCCGCGAGGAACGGCAGGCTTTGCAGCACCAGCACGCCCGCGAAGATGTAGATCTCGCGCACCTCTTTGTAGCCGTTCGTGACGACAAGCACCGCGGCGCCAATCAGCAGCAGGATGCCGATCACGGCTTCCCAGAACGCCTGGAATTCGATCGACATCCGCGACAGCCCGCCCTTGGAGGTGCGGGCGAAGGCGAGATGCTCGGTGATCAGGCCCTGCGCCACCGCGCGCGACACCGTCCATTGCACGCTCATGGCCGCGATCATCGCGCCCAGCATCTGGCCGGCCTTGATCTTCACCCGCAAGCGATAGAGCGCGAGGAAGTGGATCAGCGAGACGGCGAAGGAGGCGATGATCGGCAGCGTCAGGATCTTGTCGGGAACAGCGATGTCGGCAAAGGCCACGATCGGCACCCAGATCAGGTTGAGGATCGCCACGACGACGCCCAGGCTTTCGGCGCCGAGCCAGTTCAACCAGCCCAGCGAAAATTCGCGGCGCTGGTCCGGAGTCAGCCGGCTCGCGCCGGGCAGGAAGCGCCGCCAGTGCTTCTTGACGATCTGGAAGCCGCCATAGGCCCACCGGTGACGTTGCTTCTTGAACGCCTCATAGGTGTCGGGCAGCAGGCCCTCGCCATAGCGGACGTTAGTGTAGTGCGTCAGCCAGCCTTGCTCCTGGATGGTCAGGCCGAGATCGGTGTCCTCGCAGATGGTGTCGCCGGACCAGCCGCCGGCCATGTCCATCGCGGAGCGGCGGATCAGGCACATCGTGCCGTGCACGATGATCGAGTTGAACTCGTTACGCTGGACCATGCCGATGTCAAAGAACCCGGCATATTCGCCGTTCATGATGTAGTGCATCAGCGAGCGGTCGCCGTCGCGATGCTCCTGCGGCGCCTGCACCAGGCCGACGCGCGGATCGGCGAACACCGGTACGAGATCCTTCAGCCAATCCGGATGCACGACATAGTCGGCGTCGATGATGCCGATGATCTCGGCATCCGCAGCCGTGCGCTCCATGGCAATGCGAAGCGCGCCGGCCTTGAAGCCCTGCACCTTCTCGGCGTTGATGAACTTGAAGCGTTCGCCGAGCGCACGGCAGTGGTCCTGGATCGGCCGCCAGAATTCCGGGTCGGGCGTGTTGTTGATGATGCAGACGCATTCGAAATTCGGGTAGTCGAGCCGCGACACCGCATCGAGCGTCTGCTTCAGCATCTCGACCGGCTCGTAGTAAGCGGGGATGTGAATCGAAACCTTCGGGAAGGCGACGTTCTCGCCGATGGTGGCGGGCGCTAACGGCGCGCTCTTGGTGATCAGCCGGCGCGGGCCGCGGCCGAAGGCGATCGCGGCGATTTCGTCGATGCGCGCCATCGCGATCAGGATCAGCGGAACCAGCAGGATCAGGCCAAGCGTCAGCGCAAATGCCGAGCCGAACACGAAATAATGCCCGGCCCAGTAGGCGAACACGGTGGAAACCCAGGCGCCGACGCCGTTCGCTGCCGCTGAAAGCACCAGCGCCTGCATGATTGTCGGCTGCTCGAGCCGCAGGATCGGCAGCGACATCAGGATGCCCATCAGCAGCGCGATCCCAGCCAGCTTCCAGTAATTCTCGTTCACGATCGGGCCGGTCCACGCGAATTTCGGTTCGCGATTGGCATCGAGGATGCCCCAATAGGGGCCGACGCCGCCTTCGAAGAATTTCCAGGGCTGATCGATCGCCTCAACGATGTTGTAGTCGATGCCGATAGCTTCGGCGCGGGTGACGAAATTCCGCAGCACCGAGGCCTGCTCGAACGGGCCGGGCTCGGCATTCCTCAAATTGTATCCGGCGCTCGGCCAGCCGAACTCGGCTATCACGATCCGTTTGCCGGGAAACTGATCGCGCAGTAGCTGGAACATGGCCACCGCCTGATCGACGGCTTGCTTGTCGGTGAAGTTCTCCCAATAGGGCAGCACGTGCGCGGCGATGAAATCGACAGAGGACGCAAGTTCCGGATTGTCGCGCCAGATGTTCCAGATCTCACCGGTCGTCACGGGAACGTTGACGGATTTCTTGACCTGCTTGATCAGCTCGACCAGGTCGGTGATCTTCTGCTCGCCGCGGAAAATCGTTTCGTTGCCGACGACGATTCCGTTGACGTTGCTGTTGCGCTTGGCGAGGTTGATCGCCGCCTCGATCTCGCGCTTGTTGCGATCGGAATTCTTGTCGATCCAGGCGCCGACGGTGACCTTCAGGCCGAATTCGGCAGCGATCGGCGGCACCAGTTCGACGCCACCAGTCGAGGAGTAGAGACGAATCGCGCGCGTGATCGTCGAGAGCTTCTTCAGGTCGGCGCGGATCTTTTCGATCTGCGGAATATTGTCGATGTCGGGATGCGCCGAACCCTCGAACGGCGCATAGGAGACGCTCGGCAGAATGCCTCTGAAATCGGGCGCCGCCTGCTTTTCCTGGAACAGGCCCCACAGCCCGGCGTGAGCTGCGGTCACAAACAGCAGAACGGCGACGACAGCGCGCATCGGAGGCTAAACCATACGGGGCTGCAATTTATGGGAAGCGAACCTGTCCCCTAGGTTCGACCGAGACGGCGGCATCATCAGGATAGTCCTGCCCTGCGTTTTCACAACTGGTATGACGCCATGACTTTTTTAAGGACGGCGTTTTAAGGGCGCGAGCAATCCATCCGAACGCCGGATCAATAGGA
This genomic window contains:
- a CDS encoding glycosyltransferase, translating into MRAVVAVLLFVTAAHAGLWGLFQEKQAAPDFRGILPSVSYAPFEGSAHPDIDNIPQIEKIRADLKKLSTITRAIRLYSSTGGVELVPPIAAEFGLKVTVGAWIDKNSDRNKREIEAAINLAKRNSNVNGIVVGNETIFRGEQKITDLVELIKQVKKSVNVPVTTGEIWNIWRDNPELASSVDFIAAHVLPYWENFTDKQAVDQAVAMFQLLRDQFPGKRIVIAEFGWPSAGYNLRNAEPGPFEQASVLRNFVTRAEAIGIDYNIVEAIDQPWKFFEGGVGPYWGILDANREPKFAWTGPIVNENYWKLAGIALLMGILMSLPILRLEQPTIMQALVLSAAANGVGAWVSTVFAYWAGHYFVFGSAFALTLGLILLVPLILIAMARIDEIAAIAFGRGPRRLITKSAPLAPATIGENVAFPKVSIHIPAYYEPVEMLKQTLDAVSRLDYPNFECVCIINNTPDPEFWRPIQDHCRALGERFKFINAEKVQGFKAGALRIAMERTAADAEIIGIIDADYVVHPDWLKDLVPVFADPRVGLVQAPQEHRDGDRSLMHYIMNGEYAGFFDIGMVQRNEFNSIIVHGTMCLIRRSAMDMAGGWSGDTICEDTDLGLTIQEQGWLTHYTNVRYGEGLLPDTYEAFKKQRHRWAYGGFQIVKKHWRRFLPGASRLTPDQRREFSLGWLNWLGAESLGVVVAILNLIWVPIVAFADIAVPDKILTLPIIASFAVSLIHFLALYRLRVKIKAGQMLGAMIAAMSVQWTVSRAVAQGLITEHLAFARTSKGGLSRMSIEFQAFWEAVIGILLLIGAAVLVVTNGYKEVREIYIFAGVLVLQSLPFLAAVAIAVLENSRINSFAFWRNSAVRTAELIGLRPVTLPTVNTQSQPVASEIRREVK
- a CDS encoding PEPxxWA-CTERM sorting domain-containing protein produces the protein MNKVFRFLATLGFVCAAGSAHAAVLTESFDSPNFADWQSRWFGQNSNAKPFFANPNDRGNNVTGLTIYDGNINDGNAVKIFFNAAFAATITNFSFDMLNYASGLAQQLEVFDKDGNTLFGTVLPVVPQDPSADNGSNNGFDFADSKYTRYSVDSTNGIGGFRILPFGSEGNVSIDDLSATIAAVPEPSTWAMMILGFAAVGFLAYRRRNQAAAA